In bacterium, the genomic stretch AATCGTCAAAGACCTGATGCAAAGCGCCATGCCGGCATGGCTTGAACCAGAGTCCAATACAGATTCGGAGATTACGGTCGAGACCAAGCTCGCGGATAACTGCCGTGTGCTGGGAAACGCGACAGAACTTAGAGAAGCCCTGGCTAATCTGATACTCAATGCAGCCCAGGCCATTGAGTGCAGCGGCAAGATCGAAATCATTACCTCATGCAAAAATGGCTATGTGGACCTGAGTGTGGTCGATAACGGAATAGGTATGTCCGAAGAGACAAGACAGCGCATATTCGATCCGTTCTATACTACCCGCGGAGCCGAAGGCACAGGACTTGGAATGAGTATGGTCGACGCAATCGCTATCAGGCATCAGGGCAAGGTGATCGTCGAATCGGAAGAAGGTAAAGGCACGAAAGTGACGCTGCGTCTAAGCTCTTGCAAGTGTTAGGTGAAAATGGTTGGATAGTAAATCAATACTCATAATTGACGATGAGGCCGGACTGAGAGACGTTATGTCTCAGCTATTTGAGGATGCAGGTTACGAAACCGCAGCCGCCCCGGACGGCGCGGCAGGACTTGCATCGGCCAGAGCGGGTGACTTCGACCTTGTGATACTGGATATGAGCCTGCCGAAAATGAGCGGGTTGGAAGTGCTTGGTGGAATAAAGGAAGAAAAACCGGACCTGCCTGTCATCATGGTGACCGCATTCGGAAGCACCCAGACCGCCATCGAGGCCATGAGACTCGGGGCTTATGATTATATCACCAAACCTTTCGAGCTTGACGAACTGCAGATTGTCGCTGAACGTGCACTCCAGCAGAAGAGAGTGATCGACGAAAACCGGTTCCTAAGAGGCGAACTCAAGAAGAAATACGGATTTGACAACATCATAGGAACCAACCAAGACGTCCAGAGGGCATATGTCATGGCAGCACAGGTCGCGCCGACCAATGCCACCGTGCTCATTACAGGCGAGACAGGCACAGGTAAAGAGTATCTCGCTCGAACAATCCATTACCAGAGCGGGCGGGCTTCAGGGCCGTTTGTGAAAGTCAACTGCGCTGCGCTCTCGGAAAGCCTGCTTGAAAGTGAACTCTTCGGGCACGAAAAAGGAGCATTTACACACGCAGTTACCCGACATATCGGACGGTTTGAAGTGGCGGATAAAGGCACCATCTTTCTTGACGAAATTGGGGAAGTCTCACTATCGGTCCAGACAAAACTGCTTAGAGTGCTGCAGGAAAAGCAGTTTGAGCGGGTCGGCGGCAGCGAGACGCTGAATGTGGATGTCCGTGTGATTGCCGCCACTAATTGCGACCTCATGCAGGCAATCAAAGACAAAAAATTCCGTGAAGACCTCTACTACAGGCTCAATGTCATCACATTGAACCTGCCGCCAGTCCGGCAGCGTGGCGACGACATAGAACTCTTTGCCCATCATTTCCTGAAAATATATGCAGACGAGACCGCAAAGAATGTGATGGACTTCAATGATGAAGCCCTCGAAGCTCTGAAAAATCATGAATGGCCGGGAAATGTGCGAGAACTGGAGAATGCAATAGAGCGGGCTGTGATTCTATGCAACAGCCGCACAATCCGGCCTGAACACCTCATGCTCAACCACAATAACCACCCCACCCCCTCGACTTCACCAAAGTCGATCATGGATGGTATAGCCCCAATGGCTCCGCTCAGGGATTTAGAGAAAATCCACATAGAACGAGTGCTCAAAGCCAAGAACTGGAACCAGTCTGCTGCAGCGCAGGTGCTCGGGATCGACAGAAAAACACTCAGAAATAAGATCAGGGAATTTCACCTGGAAAAAGAGGAATGCCAAAAAGTTTGAGCGACCTCAAGAAGTAGGCCGATCCATTAGCAGTGAATTAGTTGCTTGAAACTGATCAGCGGTGAGACTGCGCGACTTTCAAGACCGTGTCAAAAATTGCCTCGGCCATTTCCTGTAAAGGCACTACCTTGTCGACCACACCCATTTCAGCAGCCGCCCTGGGCATTCCGTAGACCACGCAACTTGACTCGTGCTCGCCAAGCGTTACTCCACCGGCATCCTTTATCAGCTTAAGGCCGTTCGCTCCGTCACGTCCCATACCCGTAAGGACTACACCGATCAGCCTGTCATGAAACACCGGAACAGCCGAGGCCATGGTGACATCAGCCGACGGTCTGACACCCCAAAGGGGAGGATCGCTGGTAATATGAACAATGCCGCGTTTGTCAAAAACAGTGTGAAAACCAGACTTGGCAAACATGACATCGCCCGGCTTTATTGTGTCACCTTCGGCACTCTCACGCACGTTGAGGATCGTTTGAGTATCGAGGTCGCGCGCAAATGGACCGGTGAAACCCGGCGGCAGATGCTGTACTATCACATATGCCACACCGTCGGAATCCGTGAGATCGGGAATCAAAGTGCGCAGAGCGCGCGGACCGCCGGTCGAGGACGCAATCATGACAATGGGAAATTTGGTGATTGCAGGTCTGGAAGTCTGAACGCGCGGATGCGAAGGCGCCTGTTCCACGAGGCTCAGATGTGATACCTCCACATCGGCGGCAGCAAGAACCTTTGCGACCAGGTCTTCGGCAAGCATGGACATGCCCAGACCTAGAGAGCTGTTGGGCTTTGCCATGACATCCACCGCACCATAACGCAGAGCCTGGACACTTTCAGTGGCGCCCTGGGTCGTAAGTGAGCTTAACATCAAAACAGGAGTCGGGCACTCCTGCATTATGCGGCGGAGGGTCTCGATGCCGTTGAGCTTGGGCATCTCGATGTCGAGAGTTACAACGTCGGGCTTTAGCTCCTTGATCTTCTTCAGAGCATCAAGCCCGTTTACCGCAAAACCCACTACATCCAGGTTCGGACTCGCGCTGAGTATGTCGGTCGTGATCTTCCGAGCAAACACGGAATCGTCCACGACCAACACCCTCTTTTTAGCGGAGGATTGCTTCTTCATTTCTATCGCTGCCTTTCAGGCGGCTTAACCCGGATTATGCGCTCCTCGTGAATAATGCGGGTTAGGAAAGCAGATTGGCCAGGACCTTTATGTCATGACCGTTCTGCTTGACTGTCACCAGCCCACTAACGGCGTCCATTGTCATAGTTCTTCCCTGATTGCCGCCAACATCCTCAGCAATCAGTTTGAGTCTTGACTTCGACAGCATATGCTTGACGGTCTCAGCATTTCGTCTGCCGACGTCGAGCTTACTGTCGGAACCATCGAATGAAAAGAGTTGAGCGCCTCCGGCTATAGCAACACGCATCCTGTATTGCACCGCTCCTCTGGCCAGCATCTCCTTGATTACATAAGGAACGGCTGTGTCGGCATACTTGCCGACTTCCGTGGAACCTGATTTGGCCTCAGGTAAAACTATATGCGCCATGCAACCTACCTTTATGTGCGGGTCGAAAACGCATAACCCAATACATGAACCAAGCCCAAGAGCTTTGAGTTCGGATAGATCCGGGCGGGTAAACACCACCTCGCCCATTCTGGCAATACCACCATCCAAATCAGGCCGCCTCCTCTATAGAAGTTGTGACTATTTCAGGTATGTATAGGAAAAATCCGCGCAGTGAACGCTTTGCGCCGGCAAATTTGGTGACCACGCTTATCGTGTCTTCCTCAAAACAACCGGTGTTGAGCAAAACACTGTCCACTACCGCCGCAGACATATCAATCGCAAGACTCGGTGGACTAGGCAATAGTGAACACCGGTAGAAATCGGAAAATGCGTTCAGGTAGGAAGAAGTCACAATGTTTCCCACCTCTTTTAACACCGACTGCTCCATTTCATCTACGTGCTTCGTATGCCCAAGGCTGTTGCCGGTTATCATGTCGACAAGCAGCAGCGCACTCTCATACGGAAAAACAAGCAGAGCATGTCCGGGCATTTTACCAGTGACACCTATGTATATCCCTACCATAAGGTCTTCGGGATTGCCACCGATCTCAGAGAGCCGTGACGTAGGCGCTATGCCTGCCGAAATCACCTCCAGCCTGATCGCGCTGGCCGACATGGTCTTGAGCGATTCGCCTGCTTTCTTTACCCCGGACTTCGCCACGGTGAGAAAATTGCTAAGCGCATCGTCATTCTTCTTGTTTACCGATACCATTGTCAGTCCTCCAATGTTTGTTTACAGGGGCTCTGCTACTTCCGAAATCTTCAGCGCCAGGTTTTTACCCGACAACCCCAATACCCCTGAAAAAGCAGGCACATTCTCAATCCAAAACTCAGCCGTTCCGTTCTCTCTGATAGGCAGCTTGATTACATCTCCTACATCAAGCCCCGAAACCTCCTCGACAGAGAGCGATGTCCTGCCAAGAATCGCACGGCACTCAACTGCAACTTCCTCAAATGACTTCATCAGAACGGGATTGGTCTGGTCATTGCCACCACCCCTGGACTGCAGACTCCTGCCGGCGGTCAGAGCTGGCAGAACCGGCTCGATTGCAGATGCGGGTAGACATATGCTCATCATACTTACATTTTCGCCTATGTTGACTTCGTATCCGCAGACCAAAACCGCCTCCGAAGGAAGCAGGACCTGCCGCGTGCTCGACTCGGTCGTCATATTTATCACGGAAGCCTTTAGTTCAACGCACCATGACCACGCCTCAATGTATTGCCGCAGGGCAAGCTCGACTACCGACCTGACGATGGCTTTGTCCACATCTGATATCGACGGCTGATTCGATGCGCCCGATGCTGACCCTCCGGCCAACAAGTCCACACATATTGAAACGAAATGTGGATTAAACTCAAATATCGCTGTCGATGTGAGCGGCTGCAAGTCGACCTCGACAAATAGTGTACCGTCCGAAACCGACGAACAATACTCGCGATAAGTCAACTGATCCAATGCCAATAGGTCCGCACGAGTATATACTCTGAGCATGGACGAAAGAGCTGAAGCAAACGCCGCTCCATGCCTTGAATGAATGGAATTGAGCGACCGCAGGTGGTCCTTGGAAAACTTGTCGGGACGAGAAAAATCATACAGCCGCACCTGCTTCTCGGGAGCCTTTGCCCCTATATCCTGTGCCCCTGTAGACTTAAAAGTCTCCATTAAAGCATTTATTTCATCCTGATTAAGTACGTCAGCCATCTCTTTCGCTTCTTCCTATAGTCAGCCTGTTATGCGGCCGCCTGCACTGCAATCTCAGCCAATGCCACATTTACCTCGATAGTACCATATTGAGTGCATACAGGCACAACCAGGGCCGGTGTCTTGGTGGACATCTCAACACTTGTGCCGCGTATTACCGAGGGCGGAGTGATATCGACATCGTAGCCGTTGCGCGACAGCATCGTAATCGCATTGCCCGTAATCATATTGCCAAGCTCACTCAGAGCGCTAAGACCCATTCCCTCTAGACCATCAACCGGACTGCCTACCATCATCGTCGCGATCTTCTCCGCGGTAACTAATGACATTCCATACAAAGAAACACCTTCGACATTGCCGTTGACACCGGCAACAATCGTTACCTGCTGAGTTGTAAACGTATTGGTCCTAAGGGATATCTGTCCGCGTGTCGGCTTTTCACCTGAAAGTGTCTCCAGCACGCTGAACGCCGCACCCACAAAAGGTTCTATAAACTCGACTTTCATTCAACTAGTCTCCTGTGCTTTCGCTCCACTGCCGCTAATCGATTTCACATTATGCAGCACTCAGCGCTTTACTCACTCCTTCTACTACCCGCTCCGGCTGGAAAGGCTTTACTATATAGTCCTTTACACCAGCCTTTATCGCATCTATGACCAGGTTTTGCTGCCCCAGAGCCGTGCACATCAGCACGACAGCGCCCGGATCCGTCTTTAGAATCTCTTTTGCCGCGGAGATTCCATCCATGATCGGCATTGTGATATCCATCAATACAGCATCCGGCTTCAGCTCGCCATAGCGCTGGACCGCTACCTGACCGTTATCGGCTTCACCGGCGACTTCAAAGCCTGCCTGTTCCAATATGCGCTTTACGGTCGCTCGCATGAACATTGCGTCGTCAACCACGAGAATGCGTTTGGGCATTTCGGCCTCCTCTAATTACTGCACGGTTTCTTGTAAAAGAAAGAAACCATATTTTCGTAACCAATCGTTTTATAATCGGCGATCCGCTCGGTGCCGCCGACAAACAGATATCCGCCCGGCTTGAGCGAGGCAAAGAATCGCTCATACAGAGTTTTCTTCGTCTCCTCAGTAAAATAGATTACAACATTTCGGCATACGATCAAATCGAAACCGCTCTGGAAACGATCTTCAAGCATATTGTGCTTGGAGAACCTGATCATCCTCTTTATTACATCACTTGCAACATAACCCTCAGGCTTATGATCGAAATACTTGGTCAACCGCTGACGCGACACATTCCGCATCTCGGCTTCCTGAAAAACACCCGCCTGAGCCCTCGCGAGCATTCGGTCGTCAATATCGGTTGCGTGAATGCGATGAATGCCGCCTGTGTGCATCTCATCGAGTATGACAGCCAGTGAGTAAGGCTCCGCGCCGTATGAACAACCCGCCGACCAGATATTTATACTTCTGGTCTGCATAAGCAGCTCGGGTAGTATCTTTTTGTGAAGCACATCGAACTGTTCAGGATTGCGGAAAAGCTCCGATACGTTAATCGTCACGCGGTCCAGAAACTCATCCAGCAGAGCCTTGTCATTCTGCATAAGTGAATAATACTGTGTAAAGCTCTTCGCGCCGCATCGCTCCATGTTCAACCTGAGACGGCGCTCCATCTGAGGCCGTTTATATGCATCGAGGTCGAGACTGTAAGCAGCTTTTACCTTGCGCTTGAATGATGCAAAATCAATTTCCGCAAGTTGATCCGAACTACCACTCATTAGGACTGTACTCCCGTTTCAGCGACTTGGCGTGGTCTTCTTCGCCTGTTTATTAAAGCCCCTATCGCTCCTACATCCACAATCAGAGCAACACGCCCGTCACCGAGTATCGTCGCGCCGGCGACGCCGTCAATATCACCGAAGAATGAGCCGAGAGGCTTAATGACCACTTCCTGCTCACCTATCAACTTGTCGACTACCAAGCCGATATTCATAGCGCCTGTGCGCACTACCACAAACGTAATGCACTCATTATCAGATAGATGTATGCTTTGATTATGGTCAAACAACTGACCCAACCTGACAAGGTGAAGCACCGATCCACGGAAATTGATTGCAGGATGCCCATCGATATGATGGATTTCACCTGCCTCACAGCGAAATGTCTCCTGGACCGCGCTCAGCGGGATCACGTAGACCTTGTCGCCCACACCTGTCACCAGCGACTGGATGATCGCCAGAGTCAAAGGCAAATTGATCCTGAATGTCGTTCCCTCACCAGGCTTGGTGTGGACCTCGACATTGCCGGATAGACCCTGGATATTGCTGCGGACAACGTCCATACCTACACCGCGCCCGGAGACATCGGTCACCTTTTCTGCCGTGCTTACCCCGGAGGCGAATATGAGCTGCAGAGCTTCCTCATCGGTCATCCTGGCAAGAGTCTCTTCGCTGACAGCGCCATTTTTAAGAGCAGCAGTCTTCACCTTCTCTATTGAGATTCCATTACCGTCATCCTGAACCTCAATAATAATTCGGTTTTCTTCCTGCTTCGCAGCCAAGACGACTCGCGCCCGCTTGGACTTGCCTGCTGCAGCGCGCTTGTCGGGAGACTCGACGCCATGATCGACCGCATTTCTCAAAAGGTGAGTCAGAGGATCGACAATGTCTTCCAATATCGAACGGTCAAGCTCGGTCTCCTGACCTTCGAGTATGAAATCGACCTCTTTGCCCGCCTTGTGCGACAAATCGCGCACCATACGCGGAAAACGATTGAATACCTGCTCAACAGGCAGCAGGCGGACCTTCATTATATGCTCCTGCAGTTCGTTGACGACACGGCCTATGTGCACCGATGTCTCGCCCAAGCCCTGCACGAGTTCCTCGTTTTCATATTTCATTGCAAGCTGAGAACCGATCTGGTTCATTCGCGTGCGATCTATCACCAGTTCAGCCACCAGGTTCATTAGGGTGTCCAGCCTGTCGACACCTACACGAACAGTCTGGATGGCTTTGGCTACACTTCCCGAACTCGGACCTGCAGTGGGAGCTTCATCATTTTTCTTGGGCTTCTCTTGCTGATTCTGAACAGGTCGGTCCACTTGACCTGCATCATCGTCGGAAATTGTGCAGTCGATAAGCTCTACCTCGGCAAGGCTCTTGATCGCATCTATGACGGGTTCGGGACCATTGGCAGGCGTAAATGTGATGGCTATCTCTTGATCCGCTTGAATGTCGTCGAGATTGTCCTGACTCGGTTCCGATGACACTACCTCGCCCTGCATCGAAAGCGAATTGAAAACCATGAACGCCCTGACTGAAGGCATCAGGCATTCGGGCACTATTTTGACCCGGATCAACATCGCACCGGCAACATCCGTACTTTGCTTTACATTTTGAGCGGCAAGCTTTTCCACCGGTGCCTCAGTAGGCTTGTCATCTGATCCATCGGTGAGTGACTTTATACGCACAAGCAAATCACCGATCTCCGCACTAACCGGTTCTCCATTGCTAACCTGGCCGGTCATTACCCGCAGATTGTCAGTGCCCTCAAGGAGCACATCTATTATCTCGGGAGTAACTGCCAGCACGCCGTTTCTCAGCGGGTCCAGCAGGTTCTCCATGGCGTGAGTGAGCCGGGCAATCTCAGTCAGACCCATTGTTGCGGATGAACCCTTCAGTGTGTGAGCAGCCCTGAATATCTCTTTGAGTATCTCAATATCACCCGGGTTCTTCTCGAGCTGAAGAAAACCGTCGTCGAGTTTCAATAACTGCTCTTCGGCTTCCTCAAGAAACAGACCCATCATATCGGACATGTCAGAACCCATAGACACCCTCTCCAAAAAAACAGCTAAGAGCGGATGGCCCCAAACTGCCACCACTCCATTTATATGTAGGCCGGACTCACCTGTAACAGGTTAGTCCTAGTGTTATTTTGGGGCTAACGCAGATATTTCTTTAGGGCTAATAAAGTACTCAAGTGGGCTAGCTCTTCTGCCGATAATTATGCCAACCGCCGCTAGAGCGCATCATTCACGGCAAACGTGAATAACGCTCTCGGAGACCCGGATTATGCGGGAAGCGCATGACCCAGTCTAGAGCGGATATGGAAAGGTATGGTTTTAGTATGCAAGGAGCAGTACTTGCGCAGAGGCAAAGCCAGCGCACGATCCCCGTTCAAATTCAGGCAAATTCGATTCTTAATATGAGTCTGCTGGAACTGCAGCAGTTTGTCGAAACGGAGGCTATGGAAAACCCGGCCTTGTGCATGGACGAGACTTCCAGATGCCCCGTATGCGGATTTGTGACCGTCGCGCCTACATGCCCTGTCTGCAGCGCATCACTCGCCGCAAGCAAGATTACTACGCCCGAAGACCATGAGCGCTCATATCTGGAAAGAGCATTTGCCGCAGGAAATGATGAACTCTTCGACCCGTTCAGGACCGTGGCAAAGTCCATGGAACTCAACGACTACCTGAAACAACAGGCCCGCATGATACTGGGTGGGCGAAAACTCAGAATCGCCGAATACCTCATAGAC encodes the following:
- a CDS encoding sigma-54 dependent transcriptional regulator, with product MDSKSILIIDDEAGLRDVMSQLFEDAGYETAAAPDGAAGLASARAGDFDLVILDMSLPKMSGLEVLGGIKEEKPDLPVIMVTAFGSTQTAIEAMRLGAYDYITKPFELDELQIVAERALQQKRVIDENRFLRGELKKKYGFDNIIGTNQDVQRAYVMAAQVAPTNATVLITGETGTGKEYLARTIHYQSGRASGPFVKVNCAALSESLLESELFGHEKGAFTHAVTRHIGRFEVADKGTIFLDEIGEVSLSVQTKLLRVLQEKQFERVGGSETLNVDVRVIAATNCDLMQAIKDKKFREDLYYRLNVITLNLPPVRQRGDDIELFAHHFLKIYADETAKNVMDFNDEALEALKNHEWPGNVRELENAIERAVILCNSRTIRPEHLMLNHNNHPTPSTSPKSIMDGIAPMAPLRDLEKIHIERVLKAKNWNQSAAAQVLGIDRKTLRNKIREFHLEKEECQKV
- a CDS encoding chemotaxis response regulator protein-glutamate methylesterase, which codes for MKKQSSAKKRVLVVDDSVFARKITTDILSASPNLDVVGFAVNGLDALKKIKELKPDVVTLDIEMPKLNGIETLRRIMQECPTPVLMLSSLTTQGATESVQALRYGAVDVMAKPNSSLGLGMSMLAEDLVAKVLAAADVEVSHLSLVEQAPSHPRVQTSRPAITKFPIVMIASSTGGPRALRTLIPDLTDSDGVAYVIVQHLPPGFTGPFARDLDTQTILNVRESAEGDTIKPGDVMFAKSGFHTVFDKRGIVHITSDPPLWGVRPSADVTMASAVPVFHDRLIGVVLTGMGRDGANGLKLIKDAGGVTLGEHESSCVVYGMPRAAAEMGVVDKVVPLQEMAEAIFDTVLKVAQSHR
- a CDS encoding chemotaxis protein CheD, encoding MDGGIARMGEVVFTRPDLSELKALGLGSCIGLCVFDPHIKVGCMAHIVLPEAKSGSTEVGKYADTAVPYVIKEMLARGAVQYRMRVAIAGGAQLFSFDGSDSKLDVGRRNAETVKHMLSKSRLKLIAEDVGGNQGRTMTMDAVSGLVTVKQNGHDIKVLANLLS
- a CDS encoding chemotaxis protein CheC, coding for MVSVNKKNDDALSNFLTVAKSGVKKAGESLKTMSASAIRLEVISAGIAPTSRLSEIGGNPEDLMVGIYIGVTGKMPGHALLVFPYESALLLVDMITGNSLGHTKHVDEMEQSVLKEVGNIVTSSYLNAFSDFYRCSLLPSPPSLAIDMSAAVVDSVLLNTGCFEEDTISVVTKFAGAKRSLRGFFLYIPEIVTTSIEEAA
- a CDS encoding FliM/FliN family flagellar motor switch protein produces the protein MADVLNQDEINALMETFKSTGAQDIGAKAPEKQVRLYDFSRPDKFSKDHLRSLNSIHSRHGAAFASALSSMLRVYTRADLLALDQLTYREYCSSVSDGTLFVEVDLQPLTSTAIFEFNPHFVSICVDLLAGGSASGASNQPSISDVDKAIVRSVVELALRQYIEAWSWCVELKASVINMTTESSTRQVLLPSEAVLVCGYEVNIGENVSMMSICLPASAIEPVLPALTAGRSLQSRGGGNDQTNPVLMKSFEEVAVECRAILGRTSLSVEEVSGLDVGDVIKLPIRENGTAEFWIENVPAFSGVLGLSGKNLALKISEVAEPL
- a CDS encoding chemotaxis protein CheX gives rise to the protein MKVEFIEPFVGAAFSVLETLSGEKPTRGQISLRTNTFTTQQVTIVAGVNGNVEGVSLYGMSLVTAEKIATMMVGSPVDGLEGMGLSALSELGNMITGNAITMLSRNGYDVDITPPSVIRGTSVEMSTKTPALVVPVCTQYGTIEVNVALAEIAVQAAA
- a CDS encoding response regulator, producing the protein MPKRILVVDDAMFMRATVKRILEQAGFEVAGEADNGQVAVQRYGELKPDAVLMDITMPIMDGISAAKEILKTDPGAVVLMCTALGQQNLVIDAIKAGVKDYIVKPFQPERVVEGVSKALSAA
- a CDS encoding protein-glutamate O-methyltransferase CheR, translating into MSGSSDQLAEIDFASFKRKVKAAYSLDLDAYKRPQMERRLRLNMERCGAKSFTQYYSLMQNDKALLDEFLDRVTINVSELFRNPEQFDVLHKKILPELLMQTRSINIWSAGCSYGAEPYSLAVILDEMHTGGIHRIHATDIDDRMLARAQAGVFQEAEMRNVSRQRLTKYFDHKPEGYVASDVIKRMIRFSKHNMLEDRFQSGFDLIVCRNVVIYFTEETKKTLYERFFASLKPGGYLFVGGTERIADYKTIGYENMVSFFYKKPCSN
- a CDS encoding chemotaxis protein CheA codes for the protein MGSDMSDMMGLFLEEAEEQLLKLDDGFLQLEKNPGDIEILKEIFRAAHTLKGSSATMGLTEIARLTHAMENLLDPLRNGVLAVTPEIIDVLLEGTDNLRVMTGQVSNGEPVSAEIGDLLVRIKSLTDGSDDKPTEAPVEKLAAQNVKQSTDVAGAMLIRVKIVPECLMPSVRAFMVFNSLSMQGEVVSSEPSQDNLDDIQADQEIAITFTPANGPEPVIDAIKSLAEVELIDCTISDDDAGQVDRPVQNQQEKPKKNDEAPTAGPSSGSVAKAIQTVRVGVDRLDTLMNLVAELVIDRTRMNQIGSQLAMKYENEELVQGLGETSVHIGRVVNELQEHIMKVRLLPVEQVFNRFPRMVRDLSHKAGKEVDFILEGQETELDRSILEDIVDPLTHLLRNAVDHGVESPDKRAAAGKSKRARVVLAAKQEENRIIIEVQDDGNGISIEKVKTAALKNGAVSEETLARMTDEEALQLIFASGVSTAEKVTDVSGRGVGMDVVRSNIQGLSGNVEVHTKPGEGTTFRINLPLTLAIIQSLVTGVGDKVYVIPLSAVQETFRCEAGEIHHIDGHPAINFRGSVLHLVRLGQLFDHNQSIHLSDNECITFVVVRTGAMNIGLVVDKLIGEQEVVIKPLGSFFGDIDGVAGATILGDGRVALIVDVGAIGALINRRRRPRQVAETGVQS